A part of Myxococcales bacterium genomic DNA contains:
- the atpG gene encoding ATP synthase F1 subunit gamma, with product MASLRETKNRIKSVKSTEKITRAMKMVAASKLRRAQEAVVKPRAYAQKLSELISALALRVEASNAKAHPLLYNRPHKKNVEILALTSDRGLCGALNSSVVRMTQRFVIDHDDEFENLSISTIGKKGFEGLTRAGFTIRKHYQPDAKVFDVSSANQIADELCARFLSKEIDAVYLIYNEFKSAITQQVAVEQLLPIVREELDSAHLPTDYLYEPAQEDLLESLVPRHFATRLYQSFLESFASEQGARMSAMDNATRNAKEMTEKLTLQYNRARQAAITKELMEIIGGAEAL from the coding sequence ATGGCCTCCTTAAGGGAAACCAAAAATCGCATCAAAAGCGTTAAAAGCACCGAAAAAATTACACGCGCCATGAAAATGGTGGCAGCGAGTAAATTACGCCGCGCCCAAGAAGCGGTGGTAAAACCAAGAGCCTACGCGCAAAAACTCTCTGAGTTAATTTCCGCATTGGCCTTAAGAGTAGAAGCAAGCAATGCCAAAGCGCACCCTCTGCTCTATAATCGGCCCCACAAAAAAAACGTTGAGATTTTAGCTCTTACTTCTGATCGCGGATTATGCGGAGCGCTCAATAGCTCGGTTGTCCGTATGACACAGCGCTTCGTTATTGATCATGATGATGAATTTGAAAACCTTAGTATTTCAACTATTGGCAAAAAAGGTTTCGAAGGCTTAACCCGGGCAGGTTTTACTATTCGCAAACACTATCAACCCGATGCCAAGGTATTTGATGTAAGCAGTGCCAATCAAATCGCTGATGAATTATGCGCAAGATTTTTATCAAAAGAAATCGATGCGGTTTATCTGATCTACAATGAATTTAAGTCTGCTATCACTCAACAAGTGGCAGTAGAGCAACTTTTACCCATTGTTCGAGAAGAGCTCGATAGTGCTCACTTGCCCACTGATTATCTCTACGAACCAGCGCAGGAAGATTTGCTTGAATCTCTTGTTCCGCGCCATTTTGCCACCAGACTTTATCAATCATTTCTTGAATCATTTGCTTCCGAGCAAGGCGCACGTATGAGCGCTATGGATAACGCCACAAGAAATGCCAAAGAAATGACAGAAAAACTGACACTGCAGTACAATCGTGCACGCCAGGCAGCCATCACCAAAGAACTCATGGAAATTATTGGTGGAGCCGAAGCTCTTTAG
- a CDS encoding acyl-CoA thioesterase, which yields MFTCQHLVRFDDVDGAGIVYYPRFFHFCHKSFEDLFNQKAPLTYPDLINTRKIGFPTVHIEADYKKPFFYGDTITVKFAVELIKNSSLLTRYKFSNGHDLYFSALITIVCMDLTNKKSMPLPHDLKTFFEQFLIAASAS from the coding sequence ATGTTTACTTGCCAACATCTGGTGCGTTTCGATGATGTCGATGGTGCTGGCATAGTATACTATCCTCGTTTTTTTCACTTTTGCCATAAAAGTTTCGAAGATCTTTTCAACCAAAAAGCGCCTCTCACTTATCCGGATCTTATCAATACGAGAAAAATTGGTTTTCCCACCGTTCATATCGAAGCTGATTATAAAAAACCATTTTTCTATGGCGATACTATCACTGTGAAGTTTGCAGTTGAGCTCATAAAAAATTCTTCTTTGCTTACCAGGTACAAATTTTCTAACGGACATGATCTATATTTCTCGGCCTTAATCACCATCGTGTGCATGGATTTGACCAATAAAAAATCGATGCCTTTGCCCCATGATCTGAAAACATTTTTCGAACAATTTTTAATTGCTGCCTCAGCTTCGTGA
- a CDS encoding AtpZ/AtpI family protein yields the protein MKKSDKLKEQLENWRKEQAKAYRIYLKTSAVGLEFGLAIVIGALIGYFADKHFNSSPYGLLIGVLVGLIAAIKRIWLFSKAYLEKNKKDDE from the coding sequence ATGAAAAAATCTGACAAACTCAAAGAGCAGCTTGAAAATTGGCGCAAAGAGCAGGCTAAAGCATATAGAATCTATCTAAAAACGAGTGCCGTTGGACTGGAGTTTGGCCTTGCTATTGTCATTGGAGCCCTCATTGGCTACTTCGCAGATAAACACTTTAACTCTTCGCCCTATGGCTTACTCATAGGTGTGTTGGTTGGGCTTATTGCCGCAATAAAGCGCATTTGGCTTTTTAGCAAGGCATATTTAGAAAAGAATAAAAAAGATGATGAATGA
- the atpB gene encoding F0F1 ATP synthase subunit A: MDHHLSWYHLLPWYEQLKDFFQENFAHTVIFRSGLLPKDRIFETMHHIFASVLVFIILALVSLVAHKRLKNLEKNIIPSPKITLINLFEVFLTVLFSLMRDIIGKDYKRYVPLVGTSALFILCSNLLGLVPGFVPPTDNLNTTIGCGLVVFAYFNIHGLRVHGMGHITHLANPLGAWWGWFLSPLLFPVELIGLLVRPLSLGIRLAGNMIGDHKVLFAFAGVFPLLLPLPFYLLGLLVCIIQTVVFCLLTCVYISLHTQEESH, from the coding sequence ATGGATCATCATTTATCTTGGTATCACTTATTGCCTTGGTACGAACAGCTAAAGGATTTCTTTCAGGAAAATTTCGCCCATACGGTGATCTTTCGCAGCGGCTTGCTTCCCAAAGATCGAATCTTTGAAACCATGCATCATATTTTTGCATCAGTTTTAGTTTTTATTATTCTTGCCTTGGTTTCGCTTGTTGCACACAAAAGACTTAAAAATCTAGAAAAAAATATCATCCCCTCTCCTAAGATTACGCTTATCAATCTTTTTGAGGTTTTTCTGACGGTTTTATTTTCACTGATGCGCGACATCATCGGCAAAGATTACAAACGCTACGTTCCCTTGGTGGGCACTTCTGCTCTTTTTATTTTGTGCTCCAACCTGCTTGGTTTGGTCCCAGGTTTTGTGCCGCCAACAGACAACCTCAATACCACCATTGGCTGTGGTTTAGTTGTCTTTGCTTATTTTAATATTCATGGTCTACGCGTCCATGGAATGGGACATATCACTCACTTAGCCAACCCCTTGGGGGCATGGTGGGGATGGTTTTTATCACCTTTGTTATTTCCCGTTGAGTTGATTGGACTTTTGGTGCGTCCATTAAGTTTAGGAATCCGTTTGGCGGGCAATATGATCGGCGATCACAAGGTTCTTTTCGCCTTTGCTGGAGTTTTTCCTCTGTTATTGCCTTTACCCTTTTATCTTTTAGGATTGTTGGTTTGTATTATTCAAACTGTGGTTTTTTGTCTCTTGACATGTGTGTACATATCGCTACACACCCAAGAGGAAAGCCATTAA
- a CDS encoding ATP synthase F0 subunit C, which produces MIKFFITAIPVFFAAGSALAGNGSDSSSHLAGYAIAASIAIALPAMGGAIGQGRAAAAALEGIARNPGASGKIFVPMILGMALIESLVLFGLIMAFILSGKIG; this is translated from the coding sequence ATGATCAAATTTTTTATAACAGCTATTCCTGTATTTTTTGCAGCTGGTTCTGCTCTTGCAGGTAATGGAAGTGATTCCAGTAGTCATTTGGCGGGATATGCAATCGCAGCATCGATCGCTATAGCATTGCCAGCTATGGGAGGGGCTATTGGACAGGGTCGTGCAGCTGCTGCAGCTCTTGAAGGTATTGCTCGCAACCCAGGCGCATCAGGCAAAATTTTCGTGCCTATGATCCTCGGTATGGCTTTGATCGAGTCCTTGGTTTTGTTTGGTTTGATCATGGCCTTTATCTTATCTGGTAAAATTGGTTAA
- a CDS encoding 50S ribosomal protein L11 methyltransferase, with protein MRSLPKIWILAEYWATSTTLEVAQNAFLESGAIGIECDDGLGPEGQKKYPDDQIKILAYFEPAPDLENIVEQQLKNFFGNCGLSYAPIKWSQFLEEDWQANFVKSCTTFMVKPNIFIVPSFEIDEFKKNPRGSLYIEMDPENAFGTGKHQTTQLCLKNIYEIMSADPKSKGWDALDIGTGSGILAILMKKLGIKHVLGTETDNDALITASQNAKKNNVDIDWLHVDEEYIYPKDHYDLVVANILAPVLIHMADNIFASCKKHGSIILSGILLELAQGVIKVYQGLGARFIRQDQKDDWCSLIFGVD; from the coding sequence ATGCGATCTTTGCCAAAGATTTGGATACTCGCTGAATATTGGGCTACTTCGACTACACTTGAAGTGGCCCAAAATGCTTTTTTAGAGAGCGGTGCTATCGGCATTGAATGCGATGATGGCCTGGGACCTGAAGGGCAAAAAAAGTATCCCGATGATCAAATAAAAATCTTAGCCTATTTTGAGCCAGCGCCTGACTTGGAAAATATAGTTGAGCAACAGCTTAAAAATTTTTTTGGTAATTGTGGTTTGAGTTATGCACCCATCAAGTGGAGTCAGTTTTTAGAAGAAGACTGGCAAGCCAATTTTGTGAAATCGTGTACTACTTTTATGGTCAAACCAAATATTTTTATTGTCCCATCATTTGAAATTGATGAGTTCAAAAAAAATCCACGTGGATCTTTATATATCGAAATGGATCCTGAAAATGCGTTTGGTACTGGAAAGCACCAAACCACGCAGCTTTGCCTAAAAAATATTTATGAAATAATGTCGGCTGATCCCAAAAGCAAAGGGTGGGATGCTTTGGATATTGGTACTGGCTCTGGTATCTTAGCTATTTTGATGAAAAAGCTTGGTATAAAACATGTCCTCGGTACAGAGACAGATAATGATGCTCTCATTACAGCCTCGCAAAACGCCAAAAAAAATAATGTCGATATCGACTGGCTTCATGTGGATGAAGAGTATATCTACCCAAAAGATCACTACGACCTTGTGGTAGCCAATATACTTGCCCCAGTACTGATTCATATGGCTGACAATATTTTTGCTAGCTGCAAAAAGCACGGAAGCATAATCTTGAGCGGAATTTTATTGGAACTGGCCCAAGGCGTAATCAAAGTTTATCAAGGTCTTGGCGCTCGTTTTATCAGGCAAGATCAGAAGGATGATTGGTGCTCACTAATCTTTGGCGTCGACTAA
- the lspA gene encoding signal peptidase II yields the protein MNYCKNGGSFISRNRLVWLLLVLGVGLFLDQTSKIWAQNTLARPYSIEEEVEVDGVTQTVTKEVFYPFKVIEVVPNFFNFMYKENPAAAFSLTQSIPAWIRRPMLISISVLATIFFVFWYFRMKSQDGFLLACFSFILAGALGNLADRIRLGYVIDFLDVHAGLLGYPHLHWPTFNIADSFIVVGAIGVLAGGIFSQKKLKVAP from the coding sequence GTGAACTATTGTAAAAATGGCGGCTCTTTTATCAGTCGCAATCGCCTTGTTTGGTTGCTCTTGGTATTGGGTGTAGGGCTCTTTCTCGATCAAACATCTAAAATATGGGCTCAAAATACACTTGCCCGCCCTTACTCCATTGAGGAAGAAGTTGAGGTGGATGGGGTAACCCAAACAGTAACAAAAGAGGTTTTCTATCCTTTTAAAGTTATTGAGGTGGTACCTAACTTTTTTAATTTTATGTACAAAGAAAACCCTGCAGCTGCCTTTAGCTTGACCCAGAGTATCCCAGCCTGGATCAGGCGCCCTATGCTGATTAGCATAAGTGTTTTAGCAACAATATTTTTTGTGTTTTGGTATTTTCGTATGAAGTCGCAGGATGGTTTTTTGCTCGCTTGTTTTAGTTTCATTTTGGCCGGTGCGCTGGGAAATTTAGCCGATCGTATTCGCTTAGGCTACGTAATAGACTTTCTCGATGTTCATGCTGGATTATTGGGCTATCCTCATCTTCACTGGCCTACTTTTAATATTGCCGATAGTTTTATTGTGGTGGGAGCCATAGGGGTTTTGGCTGGTGGTATTTTTAGCCAAAAAAAACTGAAAGTAGCACCATAG